The Nocardioides houyundeii genome includes the window GCATCGACTTCCTCGACGCCCACCTGCGGGCGGTCGCGGAGGCGGTCAACCGAGGCGTCGACGTGCAGGGCTTCTACGCCTGGTCGCTGCTGGACACCTTCGAGTGGACCAAGGGGCTGAGCCAGCGGTTCGGGCTGGTGCACGTGGACCACGAGACCCAGGTGCGCACCCCCAAGAGGTCCTTCCAGTGGTACGCCGACATGATCGCCTCGCAGCCGACAGACGGTTGAGCAGCAGCGCCGGCCCCGCGCACTAGGCTGACCCGCATGAGTGCGCCCAGCAGTGCCCGCCGCGTCGTCTACGTCGTCGGCTCGGGCCGAAGCGGCACCAGCACGATGGCCGGCACGCTGCGCACCCTGGGCCTGCACGTGCCGCAGCCCGAGGTCGCCGCGGACAGCACCAACCCCAAGGGATTCGGCGAGCCGCAGTGGCTGGTCGACCTGCACGACGAGCTGCTCAAGCGCTCCGGGGTGCAGGTCTCCGACGCCCGGCCGCGGGCCTGGCTGGAGGCCGGCAAGGTGAGCGCCGACCACGCCCTGCGCGAGCGGGTCACCGACTGGCTGGCCAGCCAGCTCGAGCAGAGCGACGAGCTGGTGCTCAAGGACCCTCGTGCCGCCTGGTTCCTCGGGCTGTGGCGGGCGGCCGCCGAGCGCTCCGGCGCCGCCACGTCGTACGTCACGATGCTCCGGCCGGTCACCGAGGTGGTGGGCTCCAAGCAGAAGTACTACGACGCCCGCCAGGGCGGCGTGACCCGCACCGCGGCCTGGGTCAACATGATGCTCGGCACCGAGCGGGCCACCCGCGGCGAGCAGCGCGCGTTCGTCCGGTACGCCGACCTGCTGGACGACTGGACGGTCCCGGTCTTCGCCCTCGGGGAGCAGTTCGACCTGCACGCGGTGAAGACCGCGATGGCCACCGACATCGCCGCGGTGCACAGCTTCATCGACCCCTCACTGCGCCGCGTCACGCTGACCTGGGACGACGTGCAGGTCCCCGCCCCGCTGCGCGAGCTCGCCGACCAGACCTGGGCCGTGCTCGACGCCATGGCGCAGCCCGGCGGCGACACCGCCGCCGCCCACGAGACCTGCGACCAGCTGCGGGTCGCCTACGGCGAGATGTACGACGAGGCCGAGGCGTTCGCCGCGTCCAGCGTGCTGGCGGCGCGCCGCGAGGGGCTGCGCGAGGGCGTGCGCCAGGCCCGCGAGGAGGGCGGTCAGCAGCTGGCGGCCCGGGCCGCGGACCACGTCCCGCACGCCGTCCGCGCCCTGGTCCCGCCGGCCGCCCGCAGCAGGATCCGTAAGGTCATCGGGCGTGAGCGCTGATCCGTCCCGGCAGGTGCCTGACATCGCCTGCCTCGAGGGCCTGCCCGAGTACGACGTCACCTGGCCCTGGCGCGCCCCGGACGGCGGCAGCCGGCGGCTCGCCCCCGGCCTGACCTGCGTGTTCCGGGTGCGCGACGAGGCTCGCAACCTGCCCTGGGTGCTGCCGCCGGTCCTGGACGCCGTGCAGCACGTGATCGTGGTCGACAACGGCTCGACCGACGGCACCGCTGAGGTGGCCCGCGAGATCGCGGAGTCCCGCGGCGCCGGAGACCGGCTGACGTCGCTGAGCTACCCGCACCGGGTGAGCCGCGCGGGCGGGGAGCACCTGGCCACCCCCGCCACGTCGGTGCACTCCCTGACCCACTTCTACAACTGGTCCTTCAGCCACGTACGCACCGCCTACTCGATGAAGTGGGACGGCGACATGGTGCTGACCCCCGAGGGGTCGGCGATCCTGCGGGACCTGAGCTGGCAGCTGGAGGCCGCCTCCGCGATCGTGGCGATGCCCCGGCACCCGTTGACCGTGGTGGACGAGTCCACCGGCTGGCTGGACCTGAGCCTGCGGTTCCTGGAGCCGTGGATCTATCCCACCGGCCCCGAGACCACCTTCGTGAAGGCCTTCGACTGGGAGCTGCGCGAGCAGCCCGCGGGGGCGGAGCGGATCGTGCTGCCGCAGGGACTGGTGGTCGAGGTGAAGTGGCTCGACGCCGACGAGTTCGCCCACTGGCGCACCGAGGGCGTCGACTTCACCACCACCCGGCTCTACCGCAAGCTGCGGGAGTTCGAGGTCGACCAGGCGATCCGCGAGGGCCGGGCCGCGGAGCTGGGCGGGCTCACCAAGGTGACCGCGCCTCCCGGGGTGCACATCATCGACCACGTGACCCGCACCTGGCTGCGGGAGCAGCCTCGGCCCCTGGTCACGCACAGTCTTCCGGCCTCCCTCCGGGAGCGGGCCCCGCGCGAAGGAGCGTCTCGATGACCCATCCGCTGGACAGCTTCTTCGAGAACGCCGCGGCGCCGGTGCTGCTGATCGCCGCCGACGACCCGGTGGTCGGCGCGCTGCCGACGGGGTTCGACGGCTCCATGCTGGCGCTCTCCCAGGTCACTCCCGGCGCGGTGCACAAGGGCGGCTGGAAGACGGTCCTGCTGGTCGCCTCCGACCGCGGTGCGCTGCGGCAGGCGGCCTCGCTGGTGCCCCGGCTGGGCCAGTGCCGGGTCGTCGGGGTCTGGCTCAGCCAGGGGCTCAGCCCGCTGCCGCTGCTGCCCCGGGCGGAGTGGCCGCCGCTGTCCAGCCTGCACGGCCGGCGCCTGGGCTCGCCCGAGGAGGACGAGGGAGTCCTCACCGTGGCCCGGTTCGAGGCTCCGGTGGGCGCCCACCAGGTGCTCAAGGAGATGGCCCGCCAGGCCGTGCCCGGCGTCGACACCACCCAGCAGGGCGTGGTGCTGGCCTATGCCGGGCGCCCGCCCGCGCCCGGGCTCGACGTACGCGCGCTGCGGCTGGCCGACGTCGCCGAGGCCGGCGACGCCGAGCGGGACGTGCCCCCCGACGTGGTCCTGGTGCCGGAGGCACCGGTGGACGTGGTGCCAGAGCCGCCGGTCGCGGACGAGGCGCCGGCCGCCCACCACGTGATCGACCGGGCGCCGGCGGTGGTGTGCTCCCCGCTGGACCCGGTGGACGAGCAGGTCTACAACCCGATCGACTGGCGCAAGACCTGGGACCTGCCGCTGGTCGACCTGCGCAGCCTGGCACCTGGTCCCTGCTGCATCACCGAGTCCGTGGTCGCCCGGGCCCGGGCACACCAGGGGGTGCAGCTCGACCTCGGCTCCGAGGACCCCCAGCACGTGCTGCGGCTCGCGATGGCCGGCGTACCGCTGGTGGCCTCGGGGCGGCAGCCGCGCCTGGACGGCGAGCTGGAGCGGGCCATCCTGGAGCGACCCGACCTCGATGACCCGCTGGCCCGCGAGGAGCACTCGCTGCGGGTGCGGCGGCTGACCTTCGACCGGCACTCCACGCTGGCCTGGCGCCGGTCCCTGGCGCCGTCGGACAGCGGTGCCCCCCGCCATCCCGGACTGCCGCCGGTCAGCCTGCTGCTGCCCACCAAGCGCCCCGAGCAGCTGGAGTTCGCGCTGGGCCAGGTGGCCCGCCAGCGGGGCGCCGACATCGAGCTGGTGCTCGGCGCGCACGGCTTCGCCGTCGACCGCGCGCGGGTCGCCGAGCTGCTGGGCGAGGTGCCGTTCACCCTCCTGGAGTTCGAGGCCGACGCGTTCTTCGGCGACGTGCTGACCGCGCTCACCCACGCGGCCTCGGCGATGCTGGTGATGAAGGTCGACGACGATGACTGGTACTCCCCGGACGCGGTGCACGACGTGCTGATGGCCCGCCGGTTCTCCGGGGCCGACGTGGTGGGCATGCCCAGCGAGTTCGTCTACCTCGCCGAGCCCGACCTCACCGTGCGGCGCAACCACCCCTCCGAGCGGTTCAGCCGGTTCGTCGCCGGCGGCACCACCCTGCTGGACCGCACCCTGCTCTCCGCGCTGGGCGACTTCCGCCGGGTACGCCGGTTCGTCGACACCCAGCTGCTCACCGCGGTGGAGGCGGCCGGCGGCCGGATCTACCGCACCCACGGGCTGGGCTACGTGCTGCACCGCGCGTCGGGGGGACACACCTGGGAGCGCGACGCCCAGGAGTTCCGGCGGCCCGACATCATCGACACCGAGTGGTCCGGCTTCCGGCCCAGTCGTGCCATGGAGCTCGACAGCGAAGTCGAGGCTGAAGTCGAGGCCGGGGCCGGGCGCAGCGTGGGGCGCGTCTGATGCCCCGCCAGCCCCTGGTGCGGCACAACGACTACCGCTCGCTGCAGCCCCCGGCGCTCGGCACCTGGGAGCCGCGGCTGTCGGTGAGCATGATCGTCCCGGCGTACAACTACCACCACACGCTGCCCTACGTGCTCGCCGCGTTGGCCGGGCAGAGCTACCCCGCGCACCTGCTCGAGGTCGTGGTGGTGGACGACCAGAGCACGCCGCCGCTGACGCTGCCCGAGGTGCGCCCGGACAACACCCGCATCGTCCGGGTCGAGTCCGGCTGGGGGCGGGCCAACGCCTGCCACCTCGGCGCGACGAGCAGCGACGGGGACGTCCTGCACTGGTACGACGCGGACATGCTCGCCCACCGCGAGGAGGTGGAGGCGCACATGCGCTGGCACCACCTCATCGACTACGCGGTGCCCGGGGGAGACAAGCGGTTCGTGGACCCGGCCTGGCTGCTCGGTCAGGAGCCCGCGGTGATCCGGGACCGGGTCGCGGCCGGCGAGGCGGGGGAGTTCTTCCCCGACTGCGTGCACGAGGAGCACGGCTGGGTGGAGGGCTACTGGAAGCGCACCGCCGACCTGGCGCTCGCCGGTCCGCGGGCCCAGCGGGTGCACATCGGGATGACCGGGTCGGTCACCCGGGCGCTCTACCAGGCCTCCCGGGGGTTCGACCCCGAGCTGCGCCTGGGGGAGGACATGGCGCTGGGCCACGAGCTGGCCCAGGTCGGGGGCGTCTTCGTGGTGGACCGGCAGGCGATGTCCTGGCACCTGGGCCGATCGCAGGTGCTGCGACGGGCCGAGCAGGTCAACCGCTACAACGACCCCTACCTGGCCAACCTGGTGCCGGCGATGCGGCCCAAGCGCCGTAAGCACGGGCGGGCCTACGAGCGGCCCTACCTGGAGGTGGTCGTCCCCGCCGGAGCCGCGCTGGCCGGGCCGGGGGCCGAGCAGCCCGCGGACGGCGTGGTGGCGTGCGTGGACGCCCTGCTGGACGCCGACTTCACCGACCTGCGGGTGGTCCTCGTCGGCGACTGGGACCAGGTGCACGAGGAGCGGACCCAGCCGGTGGAGGACCCGACCCTGGAGCTGCGGATCGTGCACCGCTCCTACCGGGGCGAGCCCCGGGTGCACCTGGTGACCAGGGTGCCCGAGGAGACCGACGCGGAGTTCCGCCTCTTCCTGCCCGACACCTCCCAGGCCCCGGAGCCGCACGCGCTCCAGCGGCTCCTGGACGACCTGGAGCGCACCCACCACGGTCGGCGGCTGGTGCGCTATCCCGGCGGCGCGGTGGCGCGCCTGGACCGGATCGCCGCCCTGGCCCGGGTGGCTCGTGTCGCGGGTCCCGAGGACGACCCGGCCGACCTGATGGACCAGTGCTTCGGCACCGCGTCGTACGACGCCGCGCAGGTCGGCTTCGTGCCGACCGCGCAGCGCGAGCTACCGCGTTTCGTGCTCAAGCCGAAGGCGGCGGTGTCGCCGGAGGAGTCCCGCGCGATCCTGCTCGGGCAGATGTCACGCCCTCCGGCCGAGGCGCCAGCCGGACCACCGGTCTCCGACCAGGCCGATCACCGGCCCGCGAGCCGGACGGCTCCGCGCACCCGCTCCTGGCGCCGCAGGGACTGAGCAGCCCCGACGTCACGCCGGCGGCGCGTGCAGGTCGTGCGCGCGGAAGTGCACGGCGTACGGCACCCCCAGGCGGCGGCCCTGGGCGGCGGCCATCTCGGTGAGCATCGGCCGCGGCGGCGGGTGTCCGGGGATTCCGGCGAGGTACTGCTGGTGGGACTCCAGCGAGGTGATGCCGCGCTCCAGCGGGTCTCCGGTGACGTCGACCCCGTGCGTGGGCCGGGAGTCGCCGCTGACCAGGAGCCAGCGGGTGGACCACGGCTCCAGGCCCTCGGCGATCAGGTCGGGGAAGACCCACCGGTTGGCCGCGTCTCGCACCGCGTCGGCAGCGGCGAGGCCGGCGACGCGGTGGTCGGCCTGGTTGAGCCTGCCGGCGATCTCGACCTCCCAGCTCCCGACCACCACGGCGTCGGGCCGGTGGCGGCGGATCTCGCGGGCGATGTCGCGCCGCAGGTCCAGGGAGTACTCCAGCACCCCGTCGGGGTAGGGCAGGAAGTCGACCTCGCTCACCCTGACGGCCGTGGAGCCGACGATCTGCTCGGCCACCCGCAGGTCCGCGGTGCGGTCCGGGGTGAGGGCGTCCATCCCCGCCTCGCCGCGGGTCAGCAGGAGGTAGGCGACCTGGATACCGCGGCTGGTCCAGGCGGCCACCGCCGCGGAGGTGCCGTACTCCAGGTCGTCGGGGTGGGCGACCACGCACAGCACCCGGGCGAAGGCGTCGTCGTCGAACTGTGCCAGCGGGTCGTCGACCATCGGGCGAGCGTAGGCAGCAAGGAGGCGGATCCGCCACCCCCAACTGCCCCAGCCCCTGCTGACTCAGTCGTCCCGGGAGCAGGGGGCGGCGTCCGCGTCGGGCTCCAGGGAGCGACGCAGGGGCTCGGCGACCTGCTTCCGGGTGAGGACGTAGCCCGTTTCCTTGTCCACCCGGGAGGAGGCCACCACGACCCCGAGCGCGCGGCCGGCAGGTGTCACCAGGGGGCCGCCGGAGTCGCCGCCGCGGATGTCTCCGCGCACCGAGTAGGCGTCGTGCTCCTCGCGGTGGTCCCGCCAGATGTCGCTGGACTGCCAGGGCCCCTGGTCGCGGACCCGGGCCGGGGCGACCGTCAGCGGGCCGTTGTCCGGGTAGCCGATGACCGCGGCGGGGTCACCGTGCACCGCGTCGGTGAAGCGGAGGACCCGGCCCTTCAGCCCCGGTACGGCGAGCACGGCGACGTCGTGCCGGGCGTCGCAGACCACGACCGTGGCGTCGAGGAGCCCCTGGTCCGTCTCGACGCCGATGCGGCGGGAGTCGGGCACCACGTGGGCCGCGGTCATCACCCGCTCGGGGGCGACCAGGAAGCCCGATCCCTG containing:
- a CDS encoding sulfotransferase family protein, which encodes MSAPSSARRVVYVVGSGRSGTSTMAGTLRTLGLHVPQPEVAADSTNPKGFGEPQWLVDLHDELLKRSGVQVSDARPRAWLEAGKVSADHALRERVTDWLASQLEQSDELVLKDPRAAWFLGLWRAAAERSGAATSYVTMLRPVTEVVGSKQKYYDARQGGVTRTAAWVNMMLGTERATRGEQRAFVRYADLLDDWTVPVFALGEQFDLHAVKTAMATDIAAVHSFIDPSLRRVTLTWDDVQVPAPLRELADQTWAVLDAMAQPGGDTAAAHETCDQLRVAYGEMYDEAEAFAASSVLAARREGLREGVRQAREEGGQQLAARAADHVPHAVRALVPPAARSRIRKVIGRER
- a CDS encoding glycosyltransferase, encoding MPRQPLVRHNDYRSLQPPALGTWEPRLSVSMIVPAYNYHHTLPYVLAALAGQSYPAHLLEVVVVDDQSTPPLTLPEVRPDNTRIVRVESGWGRANACHLGATSSDGDVLHWYDADMLAHREEVEAHMRWHHLIDYAVPGGDKRFVDPAWLLGQEPAVIRDRVAAGEAGEFFPDCVHEEHGWVEGYWKRTADLALAGPRAQRVHIGMTGSVTRALYQASRGFDPELRLGEDMALGHELAQVGGVFVVDRQAMSWHLGRSQVLRRAEQVNRYNDPYLANLVPAMRPKRRKHGRAYERPYLEVVVPAGAALAGPGAEQPADGVVACVDALLDADFTDLRVVLVGDWDQVHEERTQPVEDPTLELRIVHRSYRGEPRVHLVTRVPEETDAEFRLFLPDTSQAPEPHALQRLLDDLERTHHGRRLVRYPGGAVARLDRIAALARVARVAGPEDDPADLMDQCFGTASYDAAQVGFVPTAQRELPRFVLKPKAAVSPEESRAILLGQMSRPPAEAPAGPPVSDQADHRPASRTAPRTRSWRRRD
- a CDS encoding PIG-L deacetylase family protein; protein product: MVDDPLAQFDDDAFARVLCVVAHPDDLEYGTSAAVAAWTSRGIQVAYLLLTRGEAGMDALTPDRTADLRVAEQIVGSTAVRVSEVDFLPYPDGVLEYSLDLRRDIAREIRRHRPDAVVVGSWEVEIAGRLNQADHRVAGLAAADAVRDAANRWVFPDLIAEGLEPWSTRWLLVSGDSRPTHGVDVTGDPLERGITSLESHQQYLAGIPGHPPPRPMLTEMAAAQGRRLGVPYAVHFRAHDLHAPPA
- a CDS encoding glycosyltransferase family 2 protein, producing MSADPSRQVPDIACLEGLPEYDVTWPWRAPDGGSRRLAPGLTCVFRVRDEARNLPWVLPPVLDAVQHVIVVDNGSTDGTAEVAREIAESRGAGDRLTSLSYPHRVSRAGGEHLATPATSVHSLTHFYNWSFSHVRTAYSMKWDGDMVLTPEGSAILRDLSWQLEAASAIVAMPRHPLTVVDESTGWLDLSLRFLEPWIYPTGPETTFVKAFDWELREQPAGAERIVLPQGLVVEVKWLDADEFAHWRTEGVDFTTTRLYRKLREFEVDQAIREGRAAELGGLTKVTAPPGVHIIDHVTRTWLREQPRPLVTHSLPASLRERAPREGASR